The following proteins come from a genomic window of Dreissena polymorpha isolate Duluth1 chromosome 1, UMN_Dpol_1.0, whole genome shotgun sequence:
- the LOC127864202 gene encoding uncharacterized protein LOC127864202, producing the protein MQTVLRLISDNMQTVLRLISDNMQTVLRLISDNTLQTVLRLISDNMQTVLMLISDNTLQTVLRLISDNMQTVQRLISDNMQTVLRLISDNMQTVLRLISDNTLQTVLRLISDNMQTVLRLISDNMQTVLRLISDNMQTVLRLISDNMQTVLRLISDNMQTVLRLISDNTLQTTVLRLISDNTLQTVLRLISDNMQTVLRLISDNTLQTVLRLISDNTLQTVLRLISDNTLQTVLRLISDNMQTVLRLISDNMQTVLRLISDNTLQTVLRLISDNTLQTVLRLISDNTLQTVLRLISDNMQTVLRLISDNMQTVLRLISDNTLQTVLRLISDNMQTVLRLISDNMQTTVLRLISDNTLQIILRLISDNTLQTVLRLISDNMQTVLRLISDNTLQTVLRLISDNTLQTVLRLISDNTLQTVLRLISDNMQTVLRLISDNTLQTVLRLISDNTLQTTVLRLISDNTLQTVLRLISDNMQTVLRLISDNMQTVLRLISDNTLQTVLRLISDNMQTTVLRLISDNTLQIVLRLISDNTFQTVLRLISDNTLQTVLRLISDNTLQTVLRLISDNTLQTVLRLISDNTLQTVLRLIQDNTLQTVLRLISDNTLQTVLRLISDNMQTVLRLISDNMQTVLRLISDNTLQTVLRLISDNMQTTVLRLISDNTLQIVLRLISDNTFQTVLRLISDNTLQTVLTLISDNTLQTVLRLISDNTLQTVLRLISDNTLQTVLRLISDNTLQTVLRLISDNMQTVLRLITDNTLQTVLRLISDNTLQTVLRLISDNMQTVLRLISDNTLQTVLRLITDNTLQTVLRLI; encoded by the exons ATGCAGACTGTACTGAGGCTGATATCAGACAACATGCAGACTGTACTGAGGCTGATATCAGACAACATGCAGACTGTACTGAGGCTGATATCAGACAACACTTTGCAGACTGTACTGAGGCTGATATCAGACAACATGCAGACTGTACTGATGTTGATATCAGACAACACTTTGCAGACTGTACTGAGGCTGATATCAGACAACATGCAGACTGTACAGAGGCTGATATCAGACAACATGCAGACTGTACTGAGGCTGATATCAGACAACATGCAGACTGTACTGAGGTTGATATCAGACAACACTTTGCAGACTGTACTGAGGCTGATATCAGACAACATGCAGACTGTACTGAGGCTGATATCAGACAACATGCAGACTGTACTGAGGCTGATATCAGACAACATGCAGACTGTACTGAGGCTGATATCAGACAACATGCAGACTGTACTGAGGCTGATATCGGACAACATGCAGACTGTACTGAGGCTGATATCAGACAACACTTTGCAGACT ACTGTACTGAGGCTGATATCAGACAACACTTTGCAGACTGTACTGAGGCTGATATCAGACAACATGCAGACTGTACTGAGGCTGATATCAGACAACACTTTGCAGACTGTACTGAGACTGATATCAGACAACACTTTGCAGACTGTACTGAGGCTGATATCAGACAACACTTTGCAGACTGTACTGAGGCTGATATCAGACAACATGCAGACTGTACTGAGGCTGATATCAGACAACATGCAGACTGTACTGAGGCTGATATCAGACAACACTTTGCAGACTGTACTGAGGCTGATATCAGACAACACTTTGCAGACTGTACTGAGGCTGATATCAGACAACACTTTGCAGACTGTACTGAGGCTGATATCAGACAACATGCAGACTGTACTGAGGCTGATATCAGACAACATGCAGACTGTACTGAGGCTGATATCAGACAACACTTTGCAGACTGTACTGAGGCTGATATCAGACAACATGCAGACTGTACTGAGGCTGATATCAGACAACATGCAGACT ACTGTACTGAGGCTGATATCAGACAACACTTTGCAGATTATACTGAGGCTGATATCAGACAACACTTTGCAGACTGTACTGAGGCTGATATCAGACAACATGCAGACTGTACTGAGGCTGATATCAGACAACACTTTGCAGACTGTACTGAGGCTGATATCAGACAACACTTTGCAGACTGTACTGAGGCTGATATCAGACAACACTTTGCAGACTGTACTGAGGCTGATATCAGACAACATGCAGACTGTACTGAGGCTGATATCAGACAACACTTTGCAGACTGTACTGAGGCTGATATCAGACAACACTTTGCAGACT ACTGTACTGAGGCTGATATCAGACAACACTTTGCAGACTGTCCTGAGGCTGATATCAGACAACATGCAGACTGTACTGAGGCTGATATCAGACAACATGCAGACTGTACTGAGGCTGATATCAGACAACACTTTGCAGACTGTACTGAGGCTGATATCAGACAACATGCAGACT ACTGTACTGAGGCTGATATCAGACAACACTTTGCAGATTGTACTGAGGCTGATATCAGACAACACTTTCCAGACTGTACTGAGGCTGATATCAGACAACACTTTGCAGACTGTACTGAGGCTGATATCAGACAACACTTTGCAGACTGTACTGAGGCTGATATCAGACAACACTTTGCAGACTGTACTGAGGCTGATATCAGACAACACTTTGCAGACTGTACTGAGGCTGATACAAGACAACACTTTGCAGACTGTACTGAGGCTGATATCAGACAACACTTTGCAGACTGTACTGAGGCTGATATCAGACAACATGCAGACTGTACTGAGGCTGATATCAGACAACATGCAGACTGTACTGAGGCTGATATCAGACAACACTTTGCAGACTGTACTGAGGCTGATATCAGACAACATGCAGACT ACTGTACTGAGGCTGATATCAGACAACACTTTGCAGATTGTACTGAGGCTGATATCAGACAACACTTTCCAGACTGTACTGAGGCTGATATCAGACAACACTTTGCAGACTGTACTGACGCTGATATCAGACAACACTTTGCAGACTGTACTGAGGCTGATATCAGACAACACTTTGCAGACTGTACTGAGGCTGATATCAGACAACACTTTGCAGACTGTACTGAGGCTGATATCAGACAACACTTTGCAGACTGTACTGAGGCTGATATCAGACAACATGCAGACTGTACTGAGGCTGATAACAGACAACACTTTGCAGACTGTACTGAGGCTGATATCAGACAACACTTTGCAGACTGTACTGAGGCTGATATCAGACAACATGCAGACTGTACTGAGGCTGATATCAGACAACACTTTGCAGACTGTACTGAGGCTGATAACAGACAACACTTTGCAGACTGTACTGAGGCTGATATAA